In Solanum lycopersicum chromosome 3, SLM_r2.1, the genomic stretch gattcaaaataaacaaattaatatatatatatatatatatatatatatatacgtacaCACCTAATCCTCAATTTTATGTTTCACTtttattaatacataaataataaatataataatattaataatatatgtatatatgtcttTTGAATTGTACATatacacatttttttcaaaattgttcATTCTTTTCGAAAACAACCTAAATCAATGACCACTTTAGACATTCcgattcatttttatttttattttttaaactactccaataaataattttgaattataaaaaattttcacAATTAAAGTTGATTTTGGAAatccaattttcttttttctcaacCAGGTAATCATGAGATCTATGAGGTGTGATAAAAGACCAAGGGATGAACTAGTCGAAATGGTCAATGATCCCCCAAAGTTTATGATCACAGATAAAACCCCACAATTACTAATGGATTGGTGGAACGATATGCATGAATTTAGGCGGACTGAGATATTCAAACATCTTGGTTTCCTTACAGATATCATGAGATTTAGTCCTGACAGAGGTTTGATCGAGGCTTTGATTCCATTTTGGGACTCCACAAATAATGTGTTTCGATTTAGTGATTTTGAGTTGACGCCTACATTAGAAGAATTGGGTGGTTTCACAGGCTTAGGCCAGAATCTTCGAACTAAAACACTGATAACCCCTAGGAGTGTCAGCAGAGGTAAATTTCTAGAACAGATGCACATCATCCATCCTCATAAGGAGTGTGAGTGTTTTGATAATTGGTTGGTTTCTTTGGAATTCTTGTACTTAAGATATGGAAAGAAGGAAAGATTTTCAAGCTatgaaaattaacttaaaaatggACAACACCTCCCTACTTGGGAAAAACATAGACAAGAAGCATTCATGGTAGCATTCTTGGGAGCTATGGTTTTTCCAAGGaaggataaaaaaattgatattcgTCTGTCAGGAATAGTCACTGTtatgataaagaaaagaaaatccaCTATATTGCCGATGATGTTTGCTGATATTTATCGTGCTTTGACTAAATGTAGAGAGGGGGGAGATTTTTTTGAAGGTTGTAGCATTTTATTACAAATGTGGTTTTTAGAGCACCTATATCGCCATCGTTTTGCGACAGATTCCAAATCCGATTGGACGAATTATATTTTGAGCCACCCAGAAAGGATAAAAGAATTAGGAGACAAATTGCCAAAAGGTGTCAAAGCATGGAGACATTATCTTCTTAAACCGACGACATCTAAAATTACATGGAACTATCATTGGTTTCCTGCTAGTGAGGTAATTGTTATGTCTTCCTATCGTCCATTCTTCGTTCTGACAGGCCTTCGTGGGTTCCAACCATACAATACCCCTTCGAGTTCTACGCCAACTaggacaaaaataaattttacctaAAGCCGAGGATACGCGGAATTTTGTGAGGGAAGTAGCATTTGAAGATCGAGATCGAGAATCAGAAGCTCAAAAGATTTGGAGATTTGGGGTGGTACTCGAACTTTAAGGTCGAAAGCTATGGTTGATGATcgtgttgaagaagaagtttaCCCCTTATACCTCCATTGGTTCTTTGATCAAACCCCTCTCAAAATAATGCCCGAAGGATCAACGCGAGCAATCATAGATCGAGAAGAGGAAATTGAAGTAAGAATCAAGCAGGCCCGACTCGAGGTGGAAAGAAATTATAGGTCTACTTTAGATATCCTAAGCAAAGACCTAATAAATGTTAAAGAAGAGTTGGCTCGACGTGATGCAATATTCGAGGAAAGAGTTACTTTGATTGAAAAAAGGGTTGAAAAGAAGCATCTATCTACTATTCGAACCCTACATGAAGATTTGGGCATTGTCACAGGTGCTATGGAGCAACAGGAGgaagaatataagaaagaaaagagcCTCTTAATACATGTGCAAGCTAGgttacaaaatcaattaaaagccTCTATGGGACGAGAGAGGGACATCGCAAACCGTTTCACATTGTACCAAGCAGAAGTGGCGACCGAAAGAAATCAATGGACGGAAGAGCCTGAAGAATTTCATAACCAAATTGAAGAGCTTCAAGCACATGAAGAGCATCTGAGTGATACAGTTATCACTACTGAAGAATGGTTGCAGAACTGTCACGAGAATATGGAGGAGGCGAAAGGACAAGTGCTTCAGTTGAAAGAGAGCTTAATTGATGTTTATGGTAGTCATCTCCATCGGAGTGATGAGAGCCTGGGTCGAGAGGCGCGTGCATTAGCCTCACATCTGCCGAAAGCTTTGTTCAAGGTCTACTCTAGCCTAGGGGGCAATTGATGATCAAGAAATGTCGGAgatggatttttttatttatttttttactattattatttttccctCTTTTTAGTTCGTCAAATTCTGTTTTAATAAGTACTTTGAtgttttattttggttattttgatttgaatggtattttcaagttaaacaaatgttgtatttttcttttgaaagaaatttatCCACATGAACTACGTAATGATCTGATTCATGTTCAAAcatgatacgtaggcaacctttaATAGGTTCGATCAAAATGCATTCAAATTATTCAAGTAAGTAAAGTAGGGGACCAAATGACATAAGCAAGTCGTCCAAAGCCGGGATGAAACATaaaagttttccaaaaacacatTATAGACATATGAAAATCTAGGTGCATAACATACAACGTGAATTTAATATCCTTAATATGTTGAATcctaacaaatattttttttatatatatgagaatTTAGAGAGAGTTTAAAAGGTGGTTGGTTTGTGAGGGGAACTGGCAtctcatcaatataatacaGGATCAAAAGGGAAAGAGAAAATGACACGTAAAGACGGAACAGAGTCGGAAAATGACGACGCACAAACCCAAATGGTTGCGCAAGAATCGGTACCTATAGAAGAGGTGAAAATGTTAAGACAACAGATGACCGAAATGTACGAAGCTTGGATGAATGGGCAAGCTCCTCCACCTTTAATTCAAGAATATCTGAATGTGAATATGCCATTCCCCATCCAATTCTTAACAAGTGACCTGGTTTATCCACCTGGGTTTGGACCATACATTAACACATCTAATACTGCTGGAACTTCCTCGATAAACCCGTTAAAACCATCAATGATGAATAATCCACTTTTCATGCCTACTATCCAAACTAATACGATTCCTCAACCGACACTGGTATGAAAAATCCAATGATGACCCTATACTCAAAGATCAATACGGCCAAGGTCATGCCCCTAAATTAACTTTAAATGTTCCTAACTCTTACCAGCATTAATACGGTTCTCCCATTGAAGTTGAGAAAAACATTAAGAataaggaacatgaagaaattGCAAGGAAAATGAGGAGTTTGGaacaaaacataagaaatatgCAAGGTCTGGGAGGACACAAAAGTGTCTCGTTTAAGGACTTATGCATGTATCCAGATGTTCACTTGCCTTTAGGGTTCAAAACTCCAAAGTTTGATAACTATAATGGTCATGGCGATCCAGTGGCTCATTTGAGAAGATTCTGTAATCAGTTGAGAGGAGCCGGAGGAAAAGAAGAATTTCTTATGGTTTAGTTTGGAGAGAGTTTAACGGGCATAGCATCAGAATGGTTTATCGATCAGGACGTTTCTCATTGGCACGTTTGGGATGATATGGCACAAGATTTTGTCCAACAATTTCAATACAATATCGATATTATTCCCGATCGCAATTCCCTGGCTAATATGAAAAAGAAGCCATCAGAAAGTTTTAGGGAATATGCCATAAGATGGAGGGAGCAGGCGGCTAGAGTCAAACCGCCGATGAAAGACTATGagttaattgatgtttttctccAAGCTCAAGAACCTGACTACTTTCATTATCTTCTCTCCGCAATGGGCAAGCCTTTCGCCGAAGCGATTAAGATCGGAGAAATGGTAGAGAATGGCATAAAGTCGGGTAAGATTGTGAGTCAAGAAGCCATTAGAGCTACCACACAAGTAATACAAAGTGGATCCGGTAATTTTACCAATCGAAAAAAGAAGGAGGAAGGGTCCATGGCGGCATCTGGATCAAGAGATGTTCAAATAGGCATGAACAATCCTTATTGTCAAGTCCAACAAGGACAATATAATTCTCCTCGGCATTATTACCCGTTCCAATATGCAGTTCTCAATACTCAGGCATATGTCCGGCCTCCTTCGCGCCAACAATGGCAGGGGCCTGCCCCACAAGTTTCTTACccacaacaacaaaatttcCAGGCGCCATACAATCCACGTCCCCGGACAAACTATACGAGAGAACAAggtcaaaaagaaaattttacccCAATTGGGGAATCGTATACGAATTTGTTACAGAAATTGATACAATTGAGACTAGTTGAACCTGTCAATCCGTACGTTGTCAATCCAAATGCAAGAGGTTTTGATCCGACTGTTATATGTCAATATCATGCCAACGCTCCAGGTCATAGCACAGAGAATTGTTGGACCCTAAAAAGAGTCATTGAGAAGTTAATTGAGGATAAGGTAATCGAGGTACGCAATGAGGACACACCGAATGTCACCAATAACCCACTCCCTGCTCATAATAATGAGCGTGTTGTGGGGATggttggcatttttgaagattATGAGCAAACAAGTAGAACAAAATTGGAAAGCAAGGTTTCAAGAAAAGAGTCTAGTATAGTTTTAGAACCTATAAAAAGGGCACTAATAATTGATAAAGGTGCGCGTTCGAATTTTGGGAACTCGAAGAAGCTAGTGTTGTATGTCCCTGAGTCTATAAAAGGAGGAGACGTACCGTTGAATGGACCAAAATGCTACATTCCTGGTAAATTTTCAACGTttgatcaaaatcaaaaagGTATGAAAGATCCAGTTGTGATACAAATTGCAGCACAACTTCCTATCACAAACACCAAGGCCGTTCCGTGGAACTACAACAAAGTCATCGTTACTCACCAGGGAAAGGAGATTGTTGAAGAAACAAATGAAACAAGAGGCTTAACTCGTTCCGGAAGATGTTATGCTCCGGAAGAATTAAGGAGGGACaaacaaatcaaagaaaatcAGTTGCCGATGTAAAAACCAGTCACTGAGGAAGATGCTGAAGAGTTTCTAAAAAAGATGAAAGCTCAAGATTATTCTGTTATAGATTAGTTAAGGAAAACGCCTGCTCAAATCTCTTTATTGTCGTTACTCATACATTCTAAAGAGCATCGTGAAGTGCTGACCAGAATTTTGAATGAGgcacatatatacaaaaatattacagTAGGTCACTTGGAAAAGATGGTCAATCAAATTTTTGAGGTAAATAGAATCACTTTCCCTGATGATGAATTGCCCTTGGAAGGATCTGGACATAATAGGGCTCTACATTTGACCGTGAAATGTGAAGAACACTATGTGAAGAGAGTCATGGTCGATGGAGGATCAGGTGTAGACATATGCCCTCTTTCCACTCTACAAAGCTTGAAAATCAACACTGATAGGATTCGTACTAATAATGTTTGTGAACGGGCATTTGATGGTGCAAAACGGGATACTTTTGGTGAAATATACTTAATTGTTACAATTGGACCAGCGGAGTTTGGAATCACTTTCCAAGTTATAGACATGGACACGTCTTACAATCTGCTTTTGGGTAGGCCATGGATCCACATGGCTAGAGCTGTGCCATCTACTCTACACCAAGTGGTCAAGTTTGAACATGACAAATAAGAAATCATTGTCCATGGTGAAGATGATCTCCCGATCACCCGAGATCCTTCAATACCAAGCATTGAGGCTAAAAGAGGTTGTGAATCCCTCAACTATCAGGCTCTAGAGATAATAACGGTTAATCAGTTCTTAGAAGGAAATCCTATCCTCCAACCTCGTCTGTCCTCTACTTCAGTCATGGTGGTGGCTCAAATGGTACAAAATGGCTATGAACCTGGAAAGGGGTTAGGTTTGTCGTTGCAAGGAATTGTGAATCCTATCAGTCCAATGGGTAATCAAGATACATTTGGTTTGGGTTTCAATCCAACTATATTTGATAGAAAATGGGCAGAAGATCGTAAAAGAAATGCTTGGAATCTGTCGAAGCTGATCCCCCATATCGCTCAATCTTTCATTAAATCTCAAGGTGAACCGTGTCCAGACTTACCAATCCAAAATGATGAGGATGAAATATGTCAAGGTATAAAGGAAATGTTTTATGAGGTAAATTGCAGTTTATCGGCCCGAATGTCCAACTCAATAACTGGAAAGCCACTCCTCTCCCTACAAAAAAAGAGTCATGGTAGTTTTATTTTgctgtttttaattttatttttcttggatTATTCTCAGGGTTGTAATTCAAACATTCTAGTTGTATCACTTTATTGTTAACCCTTCTATCCTTTCCCATTCAATGCAATAAAGTTCTAGTCATCTTCTGCGTTCCTACTCTTTCTAATATTTGTCATCTTATTTTCATTTCAGTTACGTTAACTTTGATAATATGACATGCATGCGGAGTTTACAATTAGATCCTAAAAAGTTGTCTGATCTCATAACAATGAATCCTAAGTCTAAGGAATATGATGAAGATGAAGCTgatgaagaaattaaaaggGGTTTGgatcaatttgaaaataagcCTAAACCTAAGTTAAGTGAAACGGAGGTGTTTAATTTGGGAACTCCCGAAGaagtgaaagaaataaagataatcaTTCATGTCGATCGAACTATTCGAGACGACATAATGCAAGTTTTAATTGAATACAAAGATGTCTTCGCTTGGTCAT encodes the following:
- the LOC101255569 gene encoding uncharacterized protein, with the protein product MAQDFVQQFQYNIDIIPDRNSLANMKKKPSESFREYAIRWREQAARVKPPMKDYELIDVFLQAQEPDYFHYLLSAMGKPFAEAIKIGEMVENGIKSGKIVSQEAIRATTQVIQSGSGNFTNRKKKEEGSMAASGSRDVQIGMNNPYCQVQQGQYNSPRHYYPFQYAVLNTQAYVRPPSRQQWQGPAPQVSYPQQQNFQAPYNPRPRTNYTREQGQKENFTPIGESYTNLLQKLIQLRLVEPVNPYVVNPNARGFDPTVICQYHANAPGHSTENCWTLKRVIEKLIEDKVIEVRNEDTPNVTNNPLPAHNNERVVGMVGIFEDYEQTSRTKLESKVSRKESSIVLEPIKRALIIDKGARSNFGNSKKLVLYVPESIKGGDVPLNGPKCYIPGKFSTFDQNQKGMKDPVVIQIAAQLPITNTKAVPWNYNKVIVTHQGKEIVEETNETRGLTRSGRCYAPEELRRDKQIKENQLPM
- the LOC138347674 gene encoding uncharacterized protein, encoding MVNQIFEVNRITFPDDELPLEGSGHNRALHLTVKCEEHYVKRVMVDGGSGVDICPLSTLQSLKINTDRIRTNNVCERAFDGAKRDTFGEIYLIVTIGPAEFGITFQVIDMDTSYNLLLGRPWIHMARAVPSTLHQVVKFEHDK